One genomic segment of Arthrobacter sp. Marseille-P9274 includes these proteins:
- a CDS encoding DUF1761 domain-containing protein, with protein MVPEINVWAVVVAAVSTMVVGSIWYMPKVFGNYWMKTANVSPGGAKDAVRPIILTLIVSFVSAWVLAGAAAIAQNFYGGSFLWNSVLTALILWGGFTAARFITHDAFEGRPAGLTVLNCAHELVTFLVMALVIGLFGISTA; from the coding sequence ATGGTTCCCGAAATCAACGTCTGGGCGGTGGTGGTCGCGGCCGTCTCCACGATGGTGGTCGGCTCCATCTGGTACATGCCCAAGGTCTTCGGCAACTACTGGATGAAGACCGCCAACGTCTCCCCGGGCGGCGCCAAGGATGCCGTCCGGCCGATCATCCTGACGCTGATCGTGAGCTTCGTCAGCGCCTGGGTGCTGGCGGGCGCAGCCGCTATCGCCCAGAACTTCTACGGCGGCAGTTTCCTGTGGAACTCCGTGCTGACCGCGCTGATCCTGTGGGGCGGCTTCACGGCAGCCCGGTTCATCACCCACGACGCCTTCGAGGGCCGTCCCGCCGGCCTGACCGTGCTGAACTGCGCCCACGAACTCGTAACGTTCCTGGTCATGGCGCTGGTCATCGGCCTGTTCGGCATCAGCACCGCCTAG
- the hpt gene encoding hypoxanthine phosphoribosyltransferase, which translates to MDSNDVQADLKHVLYTKEQIQQRVGELAAQIDKDYEGRDLLIVGVLKGAVMVMADLARALHSHVKMDWMAVSSYGSGTQSSGVVRILKDLETDLMGKHVLIVEDIIDSGLTLSWLKTNLLSRGPASVEICTLLRKPDAAKVEIDVKYVGYEIPNEFVVGYGLDFAERYRNLDFIGTLAPHVYE; encoded by the coding sequence GTGGATTCGAACGACGTCCAGGCTGACCTCAAGCACGTCCTCTACACCAAGGAACAGATCCAGCAGCGCGTCGGCGAACTCGCCGCGCAGATCGACAAGGACTATGAGGGCCGCGACCTGCTGATCGTCGGGGTGCTCAAGGGTGCGGTCATGGTCATGGCTGACCTGGCGCGCGCCCTGCACAGCCACGTCAAGATGGACTGGATGGCCGTGTCCTCCTACGGCTCCGGCACCCAGTCCTCCGGCGTGGTCCGGATCCTGAAGGACCTGGAGACGGACCTGATGGGCAAGCACGTGCTCATCGTCGAGGACATCATCGATTCCGGCCTGACCCTGTCCTGGCTGAAGACCAACCTCCTCTCGCGCGGACCGGCGTCGGTGGAAATCTGCACCTTGCTGCGCAAGCCGGATGCCGCCAAGGTCGAGATCGACGTGAAGTACGTCGGCTACGAGATCCCCAACGAATTCGTGGTCGGCTACGGGCTGGACTTCGCGGAGAGATACCGCAACCTGGACTTCATCGGCACGCTGGCGCCGCACGTCTACGAGTAG
- the dacB gene encoding D-alanyl-D-alanine carboxypeptidase/D-alanyl-D-alanine-endopeptidase — translation MGRRWRALTSLLLAAAFAVLAVPLGLNLARAVEWPQAGPQPVISTPSAQQEPRALSAAPLLAPDRPAAPAVDAKALDKALDGALEYDGEGDVTAIVTEASTGKVVYDRGGSEPRIPASNMKLLTAAAALSTMGADTRFSTEVVRGSSPGAVVLRGGGDALLGAGESQPGEVRGRAGLKTLAAAAAKQIDMGEYSGDLTVQLDDSLFAGPAISPAWAPEDVQAGEIGPVHALALNGGRERADGTGAYAADPALAAAAAFRDALADAVADRGIEVAPDVVRGRATEQAPVLAAVESATVAAQANYLLLHSDNYVAEVMARNLALASGKPGSFGGGTEAIKEALGQLEIPMDGLLITDASGLSLGDRVSAAQIAAVVREITNGENPDLRAALDGLPVAGLNGTLSQRFTGEAAAGAGLVRAKTGTLNAVTSLGGYAVSPEGHMFVFAFVANGLQGPAEPAREALDRAAAVLAGCGCR, via the coding sequence ATGGGCCGTAGGTGGCGTGCGCTCACTTCGCTGCTGCTGGCGGCCGCGTTTGCCGTGCTCGCCGTGCCCCTCGGGCTGAACCTGGCGCGAGCCGTCGAATGGCCGCAGGCCGGCCCGCAGCCGGTGATCAGCACGCCGTCCGCCCAGCAGGAGCCGCGCGCGCTCTCCGCGGCGCCGCTCCTCGCGCCGGACCGCCCGGCGGCGCCGGCCGTTGACGCGAAGGCGCTCGACAAGGCGCTGGATGGGGCGCTGGAGTACGACGGCGAGGGAGACGTGACGGCAATCGTCACCGAGGCGTCCACCGGGAAAGTGGTCTACGACCGCGGAGGCTCCGAACCCCGGATCCCGGCGTCCAACATGAAGCTGCTGACCGCTGCCGCCGCCCTCTCCACGATGGGGGCGGACACGCGCTTCAGCACCGAGGTCGTCCGCGGCAGTTCGCCCGGTGCCGTTGTGCTGCGCGGCGGGGGCGACGCCCTGCTCGGCGCGGGGGAATCCCAGCCGGGCGAGGTTCGCGGGCGGGCCGGACTAAAGACCCTGGCCGCGGCTGCGGCGAAACAGATCGACATGGGTGAATACAGCGGCGATCTCACGGTGCAGCTGGATGATTCGCTGTTCGCCGGTCCGGCCATCAGCCCGGCGTGGGCGCCCGAGGACGTCCAGGCCGGCGAGATCGGGCCGGTCCACGCCCTGGCCCTCAATGGCGGGCGGGAGCGCGCCGACGGCACGGGCGCATACGCGGCGGATCCTGCGCTGGCCGCCGCGGCCGCCTTCCGGGACGCGTTGGCCGACGCCGTGGCCGACCGCGGCATCGAGGTCGCCCCGGACGTGGTGCGCGGCCGCGCCACCGAGCAGGCTCCGGTGCTGGCCGCCGTCGAGTCCGCGACGGTGGCCGCGCAGGCCAACTACCTGCTGCTGCATTCGGACAACTACGTCGCGGAAGTCATGGCGCGCAACCTGGCGCTGGCGAGCGGCAAGCCCGGCTCCTTCGGCGGCGGCACCGAGGCCATCAAGGAGGCGCTGGGCCAGCTGGAGATTCCGATGGACGGGCTGCTGATCACGGACGCCTCCGGCCTCTCGCTGGGCGACCGGGTCTCCGCCGCCCAGATCGCCGCCGTCGTCCGGGAGATCACGAACGGAGAGAACCCGGATCTCCGGGCCGCGCTGGACGGCCTGCCGGTCGCGGGACTGAACGGGACCCTGAGCCAGAGGTTCACCGGGGAAGCCGCGGCGGGCGCGGGGCTGGTCAGGGCCAAGACCGGGACGCTCAACGCGGTGACGTCGCTGGGCGGCTACGCAGTATCTCCCGAAGGGCATATGTTCGTTTTCGCCTTCGTGGCCAACGGCCTGCAGGGTCCCGCCGAGCCCGCCCGGGAGGCCCTGGACCGCGCCGCCGCCGTCCTGGCGGGCTGCGGCTGCCGGTAA
- the tilS gene encoding tRNA lysidine(34) synthetase TilS, protein MSGAATEAPRRRPRLHPLVGTARNHIRSALELLEPQEADQAERPAPPLLLVACSGGPDSLALAAVAAYFARPLRDGTQLWRVGAVVVDHGLQPGSADIARRAASQASALGLDPVLVRRVEVDRPGMGPEAAARTARYEALDRAAEEAGAAAVLLGHTLDDQAEQVLLGLGRGSGTRSLAGMPARRGKYLRPFLGLRRRDTEELCALAGLEPWHDPTNRDPKFLRSRVRTEVLPFLEDRLGPGVAEALWRTGRILRQDADCLEELAEREYQRLHTVTESGIELDREGLAVLPEAMKQRVIARAAAQLGGENPSYERLLAAEALLRRKGSAGPVQLAGKVNVYRKVRGGKFAQDERGYGNLVFRATGP, encoded by the coding sequence ATGAGCGGTGCCGCTACGGAGGCTCCCCGGCGCAGGCCGCGGCTCCACCCGCTGGTCGGCACCGCGCGCAACCACATCCGCTCGGCCCTGGAACTGCTGGAGCCACAGGAAGCGGACCAGGCTGAGCGGCCTGCCCCGCCGCTGCTGCTCGTGGCATGCAGCGGCGGCCCCGATTCGCTGGCGCTGGCGGCGGTGGCCGCCTACTTCGCCCGCCCCCTGCGGGACGGGACACAGCTGTGGCGGGTGGGCGCCGTCGTCGTTGACCACGGATTGCAGCCGGGGAGCGCGGACATTGCCCGCCGGGCTGCCTCCCAGGCGAGCGCGCTGGGACTGGATCCCGTGCTGGTGCGCCGGGTGGAGGTCGATCGGCCGGGCATGGGCCCCGAGGCTGCGGCCCGCACGGCGCGCTACGAGGCCCTGGACCGGGCGGCCGAGGAGGCCGGCGCGGCGGCCGTCCTGCTCGGGCACACCCTCGATGACCAGGCCGAACAGGTGCTGCTCGGCCTCGGCCGCGGTTCGGGAACGCGGTCCCTCGCCGGCATGCCGGCCCGCCGCGGCAAGTACCTGCGCCCCTTCCTGGGCCTGCGCCGCCGTGACACCGAGGAGCTCTGCGCCCTGGCGGGACTCGAACCGTGGCACGATCCCACCAACCGGGACCCGAAGTTCCTGCGCTCTAGGGTCCGGACCGAGGTGCTGCCCTTCCTGGAAGACCGGCTGGGCCCCGGCGTCGCCGAGGCGCTCTGGCGGACCGGGCGGATCCTGCGCCAGGACGCCGACTGCCTCGAGGAGCTCGCGGAGCGGGAGTACCAGCGGTTGCACACCGTGACCGAATCCGGCATCGAACTGGACCGGGAGGGGCTGGCGGTCCTGCCGGAAGCGATGAAGCAGCGGGTCATCGCGCGTGCCGCAGCCCAGCTCGGCGGGGAGAACCCGAGCTATGAAAGGCTGCTCGCGGCGGAAGCGCTGCTGCGGCGGAAGGGGTCGGCCGGACCGGTGCAGCTGGCCGGCAAAGTCAACGTGTACCGCAAGGTTCGCGGCGGCAAGTTTGCACAAGACGAGCGCGGCTATGGCAATCTTGTTTTTAGAGCAACTGGCCCCTAG
- the serS gene encoding serine--tRNA ligase, producing the protein MIDVNELRANPEVFRASQRARGADESLIDAIVSADASRREAITRYESLRAEQNAFGKRVAQAKGEEKQALLAEVKELAASVKAAQADSEAAQATQDALVRSIPNVVEEGVPAGGEDDFEVIKTVGTPRDFSGDGFEPRDHLEIGELIGAIDMERGAKVSGARFYFLKGMGARLELALLNMAMDQAVAAGFTPMITPTLVRPETMQGTGFDVAHDAEIYRLADDDLYLVGTSEVPLAGYHADEILDLSGGPLRYAGWSSCYRREAGSHGKDTRGIIRVHQFNKVEMFTYTTVEEAAKEHERLLAWEEEMLAKAELPYRVIHTAAGDLGTSAARKYDCEAWVPTQNAYRELTSTSNCTTFQARRLNVRERLSGEEKKGTRTVATLNGTLATTRWIVAILEHHQNADGSVTVPAALRPYLGGLEVIPVLK; encoded by the coding sequence GTGATCGATGTCAATGAACTCCGCGCCAATCCCGAGGTTTTCCGAGCGTCGCAGCGAGCCCGCGGCGCCGATGAGTCCCTGATCGATGCCATCGTGTCGGCGGATGCGTCCCGGCGCGAAGCCATCACGCGCTACGAGTCCCTGCGCGCCGAGCAGAACGCCTTCGGCAAGAGGGTCGCACAGGCCAAAGGCGAAGAAAAGCAGGCCCTGCTCGCCGAAGTGAAGGAGCTGGCCGCTTCGGTCAAGGCGGCGCAGGCCGATTCCGAGGCCGCCCAGGCAACCCAGGACGCCTTGGTCCGCAGCATCCCCAACGTGGTCGAGGAGGGCGTGCCCGCAGGAGGCGAGGACGACTTCGAGGTCATCAAGACGGTAGGGACGCCGCGCGATTTCTCCGGCGACGGCTTCGAGCCGCGGGACCACCTGGAGATCGGCGAGCTGATCGGCGCCATCGACATGGAACGCGGCGCCAAGGTGTCCGGCGCCCGCTTCTATTTCCTCAAGGGCATGGGCGCCCGGCTGGAACTGGCCCTGCTGAATATGGCGATGGACCAGGCGGTGGCCGCCGGCTTCACCCCCATGATCACGCCGACCCTGGTGCGTCCCGAGACGATGCAGGGCACGGGCTTCGATGTGGCGCACGACGCCGAGATCTACCGTTTGGCGGACGACGACCTCTACCTCGTGGGCACCTCCGAGGTCCCGCTCGCCGGCTACCACGCCGACGAGATCCTCGACCTTTCCGGCGGCCCGCTGCGCTACGCCGGCTGGTCGTCCTGCTACCGGCGTGAGGCCGGTTCGCACGGCAAGGACACCCGCGGCATCATCCGCGTCCACCAGTTCAACAAGGTGGAGATGTTCACCTACACCACGGTCGAGGAGGCCGCCAAGGAGCACGAGCGGCTGCTCGCCTGGGAGGAGGAAATGCTCGCCAAGGCCGAGCTGCCCTACCGCGTGATCCACACGGCTGCCGGCGACCTGGGAACCTCCGCCGCCCGCAAGTACGACTGCGAGGCCTGGGTCCCGACGCAGAACGCCTACCGGGAGCTGACCTCTACCTCCAACTGCACGACCTTCCAGGCCCGCCGCCTGAACGTGCGCGAGCGGTTGAGCGGCGAGGAGAAGAAGGGCACGCGTACGGTTGCCACGCTCAACGGCACCCTGGCGACCACGCGCTGGATCGTCGCGATCCTGGAGCACCACCAGAACGCCGACGGTTCGGTCACCGTGCCGGCCGCGCTCCGCCCGTACCTGGGCGGCCTGGAAGTGATCCCGGTCCTCAAGTAG
- a CDS encoding HAD family hydrolase, giving the protein MTTTADKATAGSEDRQAEGNRPARISTEERRLVALDVDGTLVNHDGHMSPAVREAAQSVVDAGHEVVVSTGRSLGATLPIIELIGLTKGYAVCSNGAVTLRVDAGLEDGYEVIDRVTFNPGPALRALRSKLPTAKFALEDDEGSFLSTERFQDPSFGVEADGVDFETMLEATAVRVVVFSTENTPEEFKEAIDEAGLHGVTYSVGWTAWLDIAANGVTKASALETLRRKLEIDPAQTVAMGDGRNDIEMLDWAARAIAMGQAPEEVAAVAHEVTGTVEEDGAVPVLRSLVA; this is encoded by the coding sequence ATGACAACTACAGCTGATAAAGCAACTGCCGGCAGCGAAGACCGGCAAGCAGAAGGAAACCGCCCCGCCCGGATTTCGACCGAAGAGCGCCGCCTGGTGGCGCTGGACGTGGACGGAACCCTGGTGAACCATGACGGGCACATGAGCCCGGCCGTACGCGAGGCCGCACAGTCCGTGGTGGACGCGGGCCACGAAGTCGTCGTCTCCACCGGCCGGTCGCTTGGGGCCACGCTGCCCATCATCGAGCTGATCGGCCTGACCAAGGGCTACGCCGTCTGCTCGAACGGCGCCGTGACCCTGCGGGTCGATGCCGGCCTCGAGGACGGCTACGAGGTGATCGACCGCGTGACCTTCAACCCCGGACCGGCGCTCCGGGCGCTGCGGAGCAAGCTGCCCACGGCAAAGTTCGCGCTGGAAGACGACGAGGGCAGCTTCCTCTCCACCGAGCGCTTCCAGGACCCCAGCTTCGGCGTCGAGGCGGACGGCGTGGATTTCGAAACCATGCTTGAAGCCACCGCGGTCCGCGTTGTCGTGTTCAGCACCGAGAACACGCCCGAGGAATTCAAGGAAGCCATCGACGAGGCCGGCCTGCACGGGGTCACCTACTCCGTCGGCTGGACGGCGTGGCTCGACATCGCCGCCAACGGCGTGACCAAGGCCAGCGCCCTCGAAACCCTGCGCCGCAAGCTGGAGATCGACCCTGCCCAGACAGTGGCCATGGGGGACGGCCGGAACGACATCGAGATGCTCGACTGGGCCGCCCGCGCGATCGCCATGGGGCAGGCGCCCGAGGAGGTCGCCGCCGTCGCCCATGAGGTTACCGGCACCGTGGAAGAAGACGGCGCCGTCCCGGTGCTGCGCAGCCTGGTGGCGTAG
- a CDS encoding diacylglycerol kinase family protein — translation MDTQWMIGLVVVIAVVVILASWLGARRLAPGSSKVLPAPPEDGGSTPQKVAFILNPIKNSADAARTKLGEACRAAGWPEPLILETTMEDPGHSQTRRALDAGADVVLAGGGDGTVRVVTGELAGTDVPFGLVPLGTGNLLARNLGMDPGNLEANIATALHGQARRIDTATITLENSRTGTSTQDTFLVIAGIGLDAQVLADTKDDLKRKFGWLAYSEAGVRNLPGKRKKVRISIDDGPAHTVSIRSILFANCGKLPAGIDFIPEANIDDGELDIVVMSPRNTFGWVRIAAKTLLRHSLPIPVIEFHRGRKVRVIAHEPMGTQLDGDLSGDVTSLTVEVQPGALAVRVHPGTLEAIQATAYPYEAEEF, via the coding sequence ATGGACACCCAGTGGATGATCGGCCTCGTCGTCGTGATTGCGGTAGTGGTCATTCTCGCCAGCTGGCTCGGTGCGCGCCGCCTGGCCCCGGGCTCCTCCAAGGTGCTCCCGGCGCCACCGGAGGACGGAGGCAGCACCCCGCAGAAGGTCGCCTTCATCCTCAATCCGATCAAGAACTCGGCCGACGCCGCGCGCACAAAACTGGGCGAGGCCTGCCGGGCGGCCGGGTGGCCGGAGCCGCTCATCCTGGAAACCACCATGGAGGACCCGGGCCACTCGCAGACCCGGCGCGCGCTCGACGCGGGGGCCGACGTCGTCCTGGCCGGCGGCGGGGACGGCACCGTCCGGGTCGTCACCGGCGAACTGGCCGGGACGGACGTTCCGTTCGGCCTTGTTCCGCTCGGCACCGGCAACCTGCTCGCCCGCAACCTCGGCATGGACCCGGGCAACCTGGAGGCCAACATCGCCACCGCGCTGCACGGGCAGGCCCGGCGCATCGACACGGCCACCATCACCCTGGAGAACTCGCGGACCGGGACGAGCACGCAGGACACGTTCCTGGTGATCGCGGGCATCGGACTGGACGCGCAGGTACTCGCCGACACCAAGGACGACCTCAAGAGGAAGTTCGGCTGGCTCGCCTACTCGGAGGCGGGCGTCCGCAACCTCCCGGGCAAGCGCAAGAAGGTCCGGATCAGCATCGACGACGGCCCGGCGCACACCGTGAGCATCCGCAGCATCCTGTTCGCCAACTGCGGCAAGCTGCCCGCCGGCATCGACTTCATTCCGGAAGCCAACATCGACGACGGCGAACTCGACATCGTGGTGATGAGCCCGCGCAACACTTTCGGCTGGGTCCGTATCGCCGCGAAGACCCTGCTTCGGCACAGCCTTCCGATTCCGGTCATCGAATTCCACCGCGGCCGCAAGGTCCGGGTCATCGCGCATGAACCGATGGGCACCCAGCTGGACGGCGACCTCTCCGGCGACGTCACCTCGCTCACCGTGGAGGTGCAGCCCGGGGCGCTGGCGGTGCGGGTCCATCCGGGTACGCTCGAGGCCATCCAGGCGACCGCCTACCCGTACGAAGCCGAAGAGTTCTAG
- a CDS encoding zinc-dependent metalloprotease, giving the protein METPASVSENPPRLVNWELAATTAAKLTPAGPKLSAAQIRAAVANLRELADVSVEHVHRITGLDAARDLRDSQVLVVDRAEWSKANARSFEALLQPALEELARKKPEQLKSAATSVGSTLTGTQMGAILSFLSSKVLGQYDPFCALLPGGPAGGRLLLVAPNVISVEQELNVEPADFRLWVCLHEQTHRVQFAAAPWLRDHMMQQIGLLSSGLVAKADTFAERLQQAARAVVAGGKDALQGARNDAGSPDSAVVAGGAGTLIDLFQDPEDKAIFSHLTAVMSLLEGHANVVMDAVDSSVVPTVKTIRQRFNARSKSRGAVENLIRRLLGLDAKARQYTDGARFVRAVVDQIGMEGFNQVWQREENLPTEDEIHNPDRWISRMDQSRP; this is encoded by the coding sequence ATGGAGACTCCTGCGTCCGTATCCGAAAATCCGCCCCGGCTGGTCAACTGGGAGCTGGCCGCTACCACCGCGGCCAAGCTGACGCCGGCGGGACCCAAACTTTCCGCCGCGCAGATCCGTGCCGCCGTCGCCAACCTGCGCGAACTGGCGGACGTATCGGTGGAGCACGTGCACCGGATCACCGGCCTGGACGCCGCCCGTGACCTGCGCGACTCCCAGGTGCTGGTGGTGGACCGCGCGGAATGGTCCAAGGCCAACGCCCGCAGCTTCGAGGCACTGCTGCAGCCGGCACTGGAAGAGCTGGCGCGCAAGAAGCCCGAACAGCTCAAGAGCGCCGCCACCTCCGTCGGCAGCACGCTGACCGGCACGCAGATGGGGGCGATCCTGTCCTTCCTCTCCAGCAAAGTGCTCGGCCAGTACGATCCCTTCTGCGCGCTGCTGCCCGGCGGGCCTGCGGGCGGGCGGCTGCTGCTCGTGGCGCCGAACGTGATCTCCGTGGAGCAGGAACTGAACGTGGAGCCTGCGGACTTCCGGCTCTGGGTCTGCCTGCACGAGCAGACGCACCGGGTGCAGTTCGCCGCGGCTCCGTGGCTGCGCGACCATATGATGCAGCAGATCGGCCTGCTGTCCTCCGGGCTGGTGGCCAAGGCGGACACTTTCGCCGAGCGGCTGCAGCAGGCGGCGCGGGCCGTGGTGGCCGGCGGCAAGGACGCGCTGCAGGGGGCCAGGAACGACGCCGGCAGCCCGGACAGCGCGGTGGTCGCCGGCGGTGCGGGCACCCTCATCGACCTCTTCCAGGATCCCGAGGACAAGGCCATCTTCTCGCACCTGACCGCCGTCATGAGCCTGCTTGAGGGCCATGCCAACGTGGTGATGGACGCGGTGGATTCCTCCGTCGTCCCCACGGTCAAGACCATCCGGCAGCGCTTCAACGCCCGCAGCAAGAGCAGGGGCGCGGTCGAGAACCTGATACGCCGGCTGCTCGGGCTGGACGCGAAGGCCCGCCAGTACACGGACGGCGCCAGGTTCGTCCGGGCGGTGGTGGACCAGATCGGCATGGAGGGCTTCAACCAGGTCTGGCAGCGCGAGGAGAACCTGCCGACCGAGGATGAGATCCACAACCCGGACCGCTGGATCAGCCGCATGGACCAAAGCCGCCCATGA
- a CDS encoding inorganic diphosphatase has product MQHDVTIEIPKGSRVKYEIDHETHRLRLDRVLFTSMQYPTHYGYFEDTLGEDGDPLDALVMLQDFDLLPGVLVESRPIAVFNMTDDGGGDAKVLCVPADKRFDHIQELSDVPEFLVKEIEHFFTRYKDLEPGKWVKAEGWSDRAAAEAELEASIKRFAALGEESAADEPQGRDVDGGTAAGSEAQGRTL; this is encoded by the coding sequence ATGCAGCACGATGTGACGATCGAAATCCCCAAGGGATCACGCGTCAAGTACGAGATCGACCACGAGACCCACCGCCTGCGGCTGGACCGGGTGCTCTTCACCTCGATGCAGTACCCCACCCACTATGGCTACTTCGAGGACACCCTCGGCGAGGACGGGGATCCGCTGGACGCCCTGGTCATGCTGCAGGACTTCGACCTGCTGCCGGGCGTGCTGGTCGAGTCCCGCCCGATCGCCGTCTTCAACATGACGGACGACGGCGGCGGCGACGCCAAGGTCCTGTGCGTCCCGGCCGACAAGCGTTTCGACCACATCCAGGAGCTCTCCGACGTGCCGGAGTTCCTGGTCAAGGAGATCGAGCACTTCTTCACCCGCTACAAGGACCTGGAGCCGGGCAAGTGGGTCAAGGCGGAGGGCTGGTCCGACCGCGCCGCCGCAGAGGCCGAGCTCGAGGCGTCCATCAAGCGCTTCGCCGCGCTGGGCGAGGAGTCCGCGGCTGACGAGCCGCAGGGCCGCGACGTGGACGGCGGAACCGCCGCTGGCAGCGAGGCGCAGGGCCGCACGCTCTAA
- a CDS encoding peptidase E: MAADHPTILATSGGYKSGGRTRLEFNHLVHHAVELSGSTGRAPRITHLGTAGGDQRWYAAELDEAARVSGFDLSHLNLFSMPNLDDMEGHLLEQDVVWVNGGSVANLLAVWRVHGLDRIFRRVWEAGVVLAGVSAGSICWFRGGTTDSFGPELRAVTNGLALLPYDNGVHYDSEPRRRPLVHRLVADGTLGETHCTDDGVGLVYRGTVLAEAVTEVPGKLAYRVTAKAGDGPEAVAHEEPIEARYLG, encoded by the coding sequence ATGGCTGCCGACCACCCCACGATCCTCGCCACGTCCGGTGGCTACAAGTCCGGGGGACGCACCCGACTGGAGTTCAACCACCTGGTCCACCATGCCGTGGAGCTCTCCGGCTCCACCGGCCGCGCCCCGCGGATCACGCATCTCGGCACCGCCGGCGGGGACCAGCGCTGGTATGCCGCGGAACTGGACGAGGCGGCCCGGGTCTCCGGGTTCGACCTCTCGCACCTGAACCTGTTCAGTATGCCCAACCTCGACGACATGGAAGGGCACCTGCTGGAGCAGGACGTGGTCTGGGTCAACGGAGGATCCGTGGCCAACCTGCTCGCGGTCTGGCGGGTCCACGGGCTGGATCGGATCTTCCGCCGGGTCTGGGAGGCCGGAGTCGTCCTGGCCGGCGTCTCGGCGGGCTCGATCTGCTGGTTCCGCGGCGGCACCACGGATTCCTTCGGGCCCGAGCTGCGCGCCGTCACGAACGGCCTGGCGCTGCTGCCCTACGACAACGGCGTCCACTACGACTCCGAGCCCCGCCGCCGGCCCCTCGTCCACCGGCTCGTGGCGGACGGTACCTTGGGCGAAACGCACTGCACGGACGACGGCGTCGGGCTGGTGTACCGGGGCACCGTCCTCGCCGAGGCGGTCACCGAGGTTCCTGGCAAGCTGGCCTACCGCGTGACGGCGAAGGCCGGAGACGGTCCCGAGGCCGTGGCGCACGAGGAGCCGATCGAGGCCCGGTATCTGGGCTAG
- a CDS encoding rhodanese-like domain-containing protein — protein sequence MTEIENVDVESIGAEAKVLDVREDYEWEAGHIEGALHIPMNDLPERVEELDPDEDVYVICRSGGRSFRVAQWLVGNGYSAMNVSGGMGAWLEAGKPMVADNGLEPTVK from the coding sequence ATGACCGAGATCGAGAACGTGGACGTGGAAAGCATCGGCGCCGAGGCCAAGGTGCTCGACGTCCGCGAAGACTACGAATGGGAAGCCGGGCACATCGAGGGCGCCCTGCACATCCCGATGAACGACCTGCCCGAACGGGTCGAAGAGCTGGATCCGGACGAGGACGTCTACGTCATCTGCCGCAGCGGCGGCCGCTCCTTCCGCGTCGCCCAGTGGCTCGTGGGGAACGGCTACTCCGCCATGAATGTCTCCGGCGGCATGGGTGCCTGGCTGGAAGCCGGCAAGCCGATGGTGGCGGACAACGGACTGGAGCCCACGGTCAAATAA
- the pheA gene encoding prephenate dehydratase, with translation MGSTYTYLGPEGTFTEAALLQVAGAEDAERLPAGSVDSALELVRAGRAAAAMVPIENSVEGGVSATLDAIATGGPLMILGEQLVPIRFVIGAKPGLGLSDIRRVSTHSHAWAQCRQWSSGNIPDAEYLPASSTAAAAVGLLDANCPYDAAICAPLVAEQRGLNVLAEDIGDVEDAVTRFILVGLPGALPAPTGSDKTTLVVPLSEDHPGALMGILEQFASRGVNLSRIESRPTGQFLGDYFFSIDIDGHLAEERVADAVRGLHRLSPGLRFLGSFPRADRRGSGVPADNEDEAFRKAHEWVARLLEPA, from the coding sequence ATGGGCTCGACCTACACCTATCTGGGCCCCGAGGGGACCTTCACCGAGGCGGCGCTGCTACAGGTCGCGGGTGCGGAGGACGCGGAACGGCTCCCGGCCGGCAGCGTGGACTCGGCCCTCGAACTGGTGCGGGCCGGGCGTGCCGCGGCCGCCATGGTTCCCATCGAGAACTCGGTGGAAGGCGGGGTAAGCGCCACCCTCGACGCGATCGCCACCGGCGGGCCGCTGATGATTCTGGGGGAGCAGCTCGTGCCCATCCGCTTCGTCATCGGCGCCAAGCCGGGGCTGGGGCTCTCAGACATCAGGCGCGTTTCAACGCATTCGCACGCCTGGGCCCAGTGCAGGCAGTGGAGCAGCGGCAATATTCCCGACGCGGAATATCTGCCGGCCTCGTCCACCGCGGCTGCCGCAGTCGGCCTGCTGGATGCCAACTGCCCGTATGACGCCGCCATCTGTGCGCCGCTCGTCGCGGAGCAGCGCGGACTGAACGTTCTGGCCGAGGACATCGGCGACGTCGAGGATGCCGTCACGCGCTTCATCCTGGTCGGGCTCCCCGGGGCCCTGCCCGCACCGACCGGGTCGGACAAGACGACGCTGGTCGTGCCGCTGTCCGAGGACCATCCGGGCGCGCTCATGGGCATCCTGGAGCAGTTCGCCAGCCGCGGCGTCAACCTCAGCCGGATCGAATCCCGCCCCACGGGCCAGTTCCTGGGGGACTACTTCTTCAGCATCGATATCGACGGGCACCTCGCGGAGGAGCGCGTGGCCGATGCCGTGCGCGGCTTGCACAGGCTCAGTCCCGGCCTGCGGTTCCTCGGCTCCTTTCCCCGGGCGGACCGGCGCGGTTCGGGCGTTCCCGCGGACAACGAGGACGAAGCATTCCGCAAGGCGCATGAATGGGTGGCACGGCTTCTCGAGCCTGCCTAG